One stretch of Lucilia cuprina isolate Lc7/37 chromosome 6, ASM2204524v1, whole genome shotgun sequence DNA includes these proteins:
- the LOC111683371 gene encoding protein zntC-like, translating to MSDDHNSHDVLVAKCAAMAALFCATALFGGIPFVLNHYFKWTDNNANARSAKVVTYLLHFGGGVLLATTFIHLLPEVQEVVEHLQHCGQIAAVNFAVPETLMCGGFILMYLIEECIHGYLHRNKKKLLHKDDAAFERGHSVRRSVLVKGGLKNKSDVEEQQVEEESDKYASKNTVNTLVSQNGEVYQNGFSSKQNLNLEIQICPPAEPPKCNTQKYTLDHSLEHSHQPSLDHSHNYSHNHAHDHGGHGHSHLPLNPSEGDDVVTSSLRGLGIVLALSLHEIFEGLAIGLEDATSSVWFLFGAVAAHKLVLAFCVGVELIVARTRPILAAVYTITFAIVSPIGIAIGIAVSHNSADSEDSIASMILQGIACGTLLYVVFFEILSKQHAGFGSFLAMVVGFGLMFGLQNIGEGHDDHDHDHCANAVEDMVTTTTKTLTELATKSYQ from the coding sequence ATGTCAGACGATCACAATAGCCACGATGTCTTGGTGGCAAAATGTGCAGCCATGGCTGCTTTGTTTTGTGCCACCGCTCTCTTCGGTGGCATACCCTTCGTGCTAAATCACTATTTCAAATGGACGGACAACAATGCAAATGCCCGCTCAGCTAAAGTGGTAACATATTTGTTGCACTTTGGTGGTGGTGTATTATTAGCCACCACCTTCATTCATTTGCTACCCGAGGTTCAAGAGGTAGTGGAACATTTACAACACTGTGGTCAAATAGCCGCGGTGAATTTTGCTGTGCCGGAGACTTTAATGTGTGGAGGTTTTATATTGATGTACTTGATAGAGGAGTGTATACACGGCTATTTGcatagaaataagaaaaaattgttgcaTAAAGATGATGCAGCCTTTGAAAGAGGCCACAGTGTAAGACGTAGTGTTTTGGTTAAAGgaggtttaaaaaataaatccgATGTTGAGGAGCAGCAAGTTGAGGAAGAGTCAGATAAATATGCTTCTAAGAACACAGTTAATACCTTAGTTTCCCAAAATGGTGAAGTCTATCAGAATGGCTTTAGCAGCAAGCAAAATCTTAACTTAGAAATACAAATCTGTCCTCCGGCCGAACCACCCAAATgcaatacacaaaaatataccTTGGATCATTCGTTAGAACATTCGCATCAACCCTCACTCGATCATTCACACAACTATTCCCACAATCATGCTCACGATCATGGCGGTCATGGCCATTCGCACTTACCCCTCAATCCCAGTGAGGGTGATGATGTTGTCACCTCATCATTACGTGGCTTGGGCATTGTCTTAGCCTTATCGCTGCATGAAATCTTTGAAGGTTTAGCTATTGGCCTAGAGGATGCCACCAGCTCAGTGTGGTTTTTATTTGGTGCCGTGGCTGCTCATAAATTGGTTTTAGCCTTTTGTGTGGGTGTTGAATTGATCGTGGCACGTACACGTCCCATTTTAGCGGCTGTCTATACCATCACCTTTGCTATTGTCAGTCCTATTGGTATTGCTATAGGCATTGCTGTCAGTCATAATTCAGCCGATTCGGAAGATAGTATAGCATCAATGATTCTGCAGGGTATTGCGTGTGGTACTCTATTGTATGTGGTCTTCTTTGAGATTTTGTCGAAGCAACATGCTGGCTTTGGTTCGTTTTTGGCGATGGTTGTCGGATTTGGTCTTATGTTTGGACTGCAGAATATAG